The Fortiea contorta PCC 7126 genome has a segment encoding these proteins:
- a CDS encoding mechanosensitive ion channel family protein: protein MRLQFLAMTGAMAIAVVSAPKATAQFPFLPSLQAPSGVSQDSDNRMVSGWIYLDGRRLFQIAASKSNFPERSKNVQQNLQEISQSYFRSPTRGVKVEVRKINELPVIYVNDRYLMTVTSQDMRLRQVDGMSSANQITDALQADLQQAKGERETQFLIQQGMIAAASALGIILLSWGVRRWQRSLQYKSLQPIAATSTAEKKITTQLNHQQQRHLQEVKRRLFQLTQAAIWGGGTFFILGLFPYTRSLQVGILSAAQFPLKLGVVILGTYVAVRFSYALIDRFTSTLISSGALLTPESSERLQLRVSTFSGVTKSITTIVCVGVGIFLALVALGIDVVPLLAGAGLVGVAVSLASQNLIKDAINGFLIILEDQYALGDVIAVGDVGGLVENLNLRMTQVRDAEGRLITIPNSEIKIVANLSSRWSRADLTIPVSYQADVNVALKLIETVALEMDADPLWLHQIVETPKVLGIDNFGDRGLIIRVWIKTQPLKQWDVAREYRRRLKVAFDEAGIDIPVPQQTIWVNDAQLLNTPARD from the coding sequence GTGCGCTTACAATTTTTGGCGATGACGGGTGCAATGGCGATCGCTGTTGTGTCTGCACCAAAAGCGACAGCCCAGTTTCCTTTTTTACCTAGCTTACAAGCTCCTAGCGGTGTAAGTCAGGATTCAGATAATCGGATGGTTTCTGGCTGGATTTATTTGGATGGTCGCCGATTGTTTCAGATAGCAGCATCAAAAAGCAATTTTCCGGAACGGTCGAAAAATGTGCAACAGAATTTACAGGAAATTAGCCAAAGTTATTTTCGCTCCCCTACCAGAGGAGTCAAGGTAGAGGTTCGCAAAATCAATGAATTACCGGTAATTTATGTCAACGATCGCTATCTCATGACCGTCACTTCCCAAGATATGCGCCTGCGTCAGGTAGATGGGATGTCATCTGCAAATCAAATCACCGATGCTTTGCAAGCAGACTTACAGCAAGCTAAGGGAGAGCGAGAAACTCAATTTTTAATCCAACAAGGTATGATTGCAGCTGCTAGCGCTTTGGGGATAATTCTCTTAAGTTGGGGTGTACGTCGCTGGCAGCGCAGCTTACAGTATAAATCTTTACAACCAATTGCAGCAACATCAACTGCAGAAAAAAAGATTACCACACAACTGAATCATCAACAACAGCGGCATTTACAAGAAGTCAAAAGACGATTATTTCAATTGACTCAAGCGGCGATTTGGGGTGGTGGAACTTTCTTTATCTTGGGTTTATTTCCCTACACCCGATCGCTCCAAGTCGGCATTCTCTCAGCAGCCCAATTTCCTCTAAAATTGGGTGTCGTCATCCTGGGAACTTATGTAGCTGTGCGCTTCAGCTACGCTTTAATTGACCGCTTTACCAGCACACTCATCAGCAGTGGTGCTTTATTGACCCCAGAAAGTTCAGAGCGTCTGCAACTACGAGTTTCCACGTTCTCTGGTGTCACTAAAAGTATCACGACCATTGTCTGTGTTGGTGTCGGCATTTTTCTCGCCCTAGTCGCCTTGGGGATCGATGTCGTTCCCTTGCTTGCTGGTGCTGGTTTAGTTGGTGTCGCCGTCTCCCTCGCTTCACAAAACTTAATTAAAGATGCGATTAATGGTTTTCTGATTATTCTCGAAGACCAATACGCCTTGGGTGACGTGATTGCGGTGGGCGATGTGGGAGGTTTAGTCGAAAACCTCAACCTGCGGATGACCCAAGTCCGAGATGCGGAAGGGCGCTTAATAACCATTCCCAACAGTGAAATCAAAATAGTCGCTAACCTTTCGAGTCGCTGGTCAAGAGCCGATTTAACCATTCCGGTTTCCTACCAAGCAGATGTGAATGTAGCCTTGAAATTGATTGAAACTGTGGCTCTAGAGATGGACGCAGACCCCCTATGGTTGCATCAAATCGTCGAAACACCAAAAGTTTTGGGGATTGATAATTTTGGCGATCGCGGTTTAATTATCCGCGTCTGGATTAAAACCCAACCCTTGAAACAGTGGGATGTCGCCAGAGAATATCGCCGTCGCTTAAAAGTCGCCTTCGACGAAGCCGGAATTGATATTCCTGTACCACAGCAAACAATTTGGGTCAATGATGCTCAATTGCTCAATACCCCAGCTAGGGACTAG